Proteins from a single region of Gaiellales bacterium:
- a CDS encoding GFA family protein: MADLPLTGGCLCGGVRFRVDAPLVVATYCHCTRCQRRTGTAASAQARIQPGSLTVTRGEELIRTYAPPDGFPKLFCGACGSALWSRSPDDPDIVSVRLGAFDGDPGIRPSLRQFCAYAAAWEDIPDDGLPRHPERPA, encoded by the coding sequence ATGGCGGACCTGCCCCTCACCGGTGGTTGCCTGTGCGGGGGCGTCCGCTTCCGGGTCGACGCGCCGCTCGTCGTCGCGACCTACTGCCATTGCACACGCTGCCAGCGCCGAACGGGCACGGCGGCGTCGGCGCAGGCCCGGATCCAGCCCGGTTCGCTGACCGTGACCCGGGGCGAGGAGCTGATCCGCACGTACGCGCCGCCCGACGGCTTTCCGAAGCTGTTCTGCGGCGCGTGCGGATCGGCCCTCTGGAGCCGCAGCCCCGATGATCCGGACATCGTGAGCGTCCGCCTCGGGGCGTTCGACGGAGATCCCGGCATCCGCCCGTCGCTGCGCCAGTTCTGCGCGTACGCGGCCGCCTGGGAGGACATCCCGGACGACGGGCTTCCGCGCCACCCCGAGCGCCCGGCGTAG
- a CDS encoding histidine kinase, with product MQASDTRPRTPRDAVVALVAFALTLGLLAHGHGSTRAIDLAGVALAAVATLPLVYHRRSPLGVFALTTAASAAINALGYQAGPPFGPTVALFYVASDDRTRRRIGRTAAVVFGMFAVHLGATAIAEDGFPATPILFGVVVWGVAWGVGDGLRGRRRRRADLAERAARAERDTARERRLAAAEERTRIARDLHDSAAHAINVILVQAGAARLLQERDPEAARSALTTIEDVARETIGEIDQLVRGLREDAADEAVEPPTGLGALDTLVERHRAAGVAVDVHVEGVPRPLPPSLDQAAYRILQESLTNAARHGGGDAAVAIDYGEARLGLDVTNPVAPAAAPAPIDGGHGILGMRERAALLGGSLEVERRDGRFHVHASLPYALAEEGR from the coding sequence ATGCAGGCCTCGGATACGCGCCCCCGGACGCCTCGCGACGCGGTCGTCGCGCTGGTCGCGTTCGCGCTCACCCTGGGCCTGCTCGCCCACGGCCACGGCTCGACCCGCGCGATCGACCTCGCCGGCGTCGCGCTGGCCGCAGTCGCGACCCTCCCGCTCGTCTACCACCGGCGCTCGCCGCTGGGCGTCTTCGCCCTTACCACGGCGGCCAGCGCCGCGATCAACGCCCTGGGCTACCAGGCCGGGCCGCCGTTCGGTCCGACGGTCGCGCTCTTCTACGTCGCGAGCGACGACCGCACCCGTCGTCGCATCGGCCGCACAGCGGCGGTCGTCTTCGGCATGTTCGCCGTCCATCTGGGCGCGACGGCGATCGCAGAGGACGGGTTCCCGGCGACGCCGATCCTCTTCGGCGTCGTCGTCTGGGGCGTGGCGTGGGGCGTCGGCGACGGCCTGCGCGGGCGCCGCCGGCGCCGGGCCGACCTGGCGGAGCGAGCCGCGCGGGCGGAGCGCGACACCGCCCGCGAGCGTCGCCTGGCGGCGGCGGAGGAGCGCACCCGGATCGCCCGCGACCTGCACGACTCGGCCGCCCACGCGATCAACGTGATCCTGGTGCAGGCGGGCGCGGCCCGGCTGCTCCAGGAGCGCGACCCCGAGGCGGCCCGCTCGGCGCTCACCACGATCGAGGACGTCGCCCGCGAGACGATCGGCGAGATCGACCAGCTCGTGCGCGGGCTGCGCGAGGACGCGGCCGACGAGGCGGTGGAGCCGCCGACCGGGCTGGGCGCGCTCGACACGCTCGTCGAGCGGCACCGCGCGGCCGGGGTCGCGGTCGACGTCCACGTCGAGGGCGTCCCGCGGCCGCTCCCGCCGAGCCTCGACCAGGCGGCGTACCGGATCCTGCAGGAGTCGCTCACGAACGCCGCCCGCCACGGCGGCGGCGACGCGGCGGTGGCGATCGACTACGGCGAGGCGCGGCTCGGGCTCGATGTCACGAACCCGGTCGCGCCCGCAGCCGCGCCGGCCCCGATCGACGGCGGCCACGGCATCCTCGGCATGCGCGAGCGGGCGGCGCTCCTGGGCGGCAGCCTCGAGGTCGAGCGCCGGGACGGGCGCTTCCACGTCCACGCCAGCCTGCCGTACGCCCTCGCGGAGGAGGGCCGGTGA
- a CDS encoding SHOCT domain-containing protein encodes MTLFLSTGWHHHGWFLLWPLIPLFWIGVLILFVRFVVWRGGPGPWSRRYAGPDPHTILAERYARGEIGLDEYRERRANLDS; translated from the coding sequence ATGACCCTGTTCCTCTCCACCGGCTGGCACCATCACGGCTGGTTCCTGCTGTGGCCGCTGATCCCGCTCTTCTGGATCGGCGTCCTGATCCTCTTCGTCCGCTTCGTGGTGTGGCGGGGCGGCCCCGGCCCGTGGAGCCGCCGCTACGCCGGCCCCGACCCGCACACGATCCTGGCGGAGCGCTATGCGCGGGGCGAGATCGGCCTCGACGAGTACCGCGAGCGGCGGGCCAACCTGGACTCGTGA
- a CDS encoding MMPL family transporter, with product MITITRFALRHRRLVALSWLAVAVAGIVSTGPATRALSDQYSVPGREGYVTNTAITRMFGNGGDGAPLVAVVTLPPGANVGSAQVRSGLADVGRRIAAAVPHARIASYASTGDRAFVSRDGRTTFVLAYPPPTPGSFGQNAQAVSAASAALHGATVAGAPVHLTGLNALSASGQKGGGPGLLAESLLGGLGALLVLAFVFASLMAFVPLLVAVISILASFLLVWALTSVTQVSGIVGFLIALVGLGIAIDYSLLIVVRWREARAHGYAGDDAVVHAMATAGRAVVFSGTTVAIGLLALVALPVPFLRSVGYGGMVIPLVSLAVVTTLLPVILSKMGGRLDWPHLRTDDRASRSWTRWGALVVRHRVVTAAVATVVLGGLVFAATTINLGSADGSPDTISQSGAAHQGLTALERSGIGSGVLTPIEIVAGRGQAARLATALEHVEGVQGAVAPAAAEWQRGPTGLVDVFAQSDSRATVDRVRAAAHGEGDARVGGIVAQNSDFISAVYGSFPAMAAVIVVLTFLLLARAFRSVLLPAKALVLNILSVGAAWGVVTLVWQHGFGSDALWGIPASGSIPSWLPLMIFAFLFGLSMDYEVFILARMREEYDATGSTDTAVVEGIGRTGRLVTSAALILFLGFVAMASAPDTSVKMIATGLGAGILIDATLIRALLVPAAVSLFGRWNWWLPRPLARLLRASPGRA from the coding sequence ATGATCACCATCACCCGATTCGCACTCCGGCACCGCCGCCTGGTCGCCCTTTCGTGGCTGGCCGTGGCCGTCGCCGGCATCGTCTCGACCGGCCCCGCGACGAGGGCGCTGAGCGACCAGTACTCGGTGCCCGGCCGCGAGGGCTACGTCACGAACACCGCGATCACGCGGATGTTCGGAAACGGCGGCGACGGCGCCCCACTCGTCGCGGTCGTCACCCTGCCCCCGGGCGCGAACGTCGGCTCGGCGCAGGTGCGATCCGGCCTCGCGGACGTCGGCCGGCGCATTGCCGCGGCTGTCCCGCACGCCCGGATCGCGTCGTACGCCTCGACCGGCGACCGCGCGTTCGTGTCCCGCGACGGGCGGACGACGTTCGTCCTCGCCTATCCGCCGCCCACTCCGGGCAGCTTCGGCCAGAACGCGCAGGCCGTCTCCGCGGCCAGCGCCGCGCTCCACGGCGCGACGGTTGCCGGGGCGCCGGTGCACCTCACCGGCCTGAACGCGCTCTCGGCCTCGGGCCAGAAGGGCGGTGGGCCCGGCCTGCTGGCCGAGTCGCTGCTCGGCGGGCTCGGCGCCCTGCTCGTGCTCGCGTTCGTGTTCGCGTCGCTGATGGCGTTCGTGCCCCTGCTCGTCGCCGTCATCTCGATCCTGGCGAGCTTCCTGCTCGTGTGGGCGCTCACCTCGGTGACGCAGGTGTCGGGCATCGTCGGCTTCCTGATCGCCCTCGTCGGCCTGGGCATCGCCATCGACTACTCGCTGCTCATCGTCGTGCGCTGGCGCGAAGCCCGCGCCCACGGGTATGCCGGCGACGACGCCGTCGTGCACGCCATGGCGACGGCCGGCCGCGCGGTGGTCTTCAGCGGCACGACGGTCGCGATCGGACTGCTCGCCCTGGTCGCGCTGCCCGTGCCGTTCCTGCGCAGCGTCGGCTACGGCGGCATGGTCATCCCGCTCGTCAGCCTCGCCGTCGTGACGACGCTCCTGCCCGTGATCCTGTCGAAGATGGGCGGGCGGCTCGACTGGCCGCACCTGCGGACGGACGACCGCGCCAGCCGCTCGTGGACGCGCTGGGGCGCGCTGGTGGTGCGCCACCGGGTCGTCACGGCCGCCGTCGCGACGGTCGTGCTCGGCGGGCTCGTCTTCGCCGCGACGACGATCAACCTGGGGTCGGCGGACGGCAGCCCCGACACGATCAGCCAGTCGGGCGCCGCCCACCAGGGGTTGACGGCCCTCGAGCGCTCCGGCATCGGCTCGGGCGTGCTCACGCCGATCGAGATCGTCGCCGGCCGCGGCCAGGCGGCCCGGCTGGCCACGGCCCTCGAGCACGTCGAGGGCGTTCAGGGCGCGGTCGCGCCCGCCGCGGCGGAGTGGCAGCGCGGCCCGACGGGCCTGGTCGACGTCTTCGCCCAATCCGACTCGCGCGCCACGGTCGACCGCGTCCGCGCCGCCGCGCATGGCGAGGGCGACGCCCGCGTCGGCGGGATCGTGGCCCAGAACAGCGACTTCATCTCGGCGGTCTACGGGAGCTTCCCGGCGATGGCGGCAGTGATCGTCGTGCTCACGTTCCTGCTGCTGGCGCGCGCGTTCCGGTCGGTGCTGCTGCCGGCCAAGGCGCTCGTCCTGAACATCCTGAGCGTCGGCGCCGCCTGGGGCGTCGTGACGCTCGTCTGGCAGCACGGCTTCGGCTCGGACGCCCTCTGGGGCATCCCCGCGTCCGGCTCGATCCCGTCATGGCTGCCGCTCATGATCTTCGCGTTCCTGTTCGGGCTCTCGATGGACTACGAGGTGTTCATCCTGGCCCGGATGCGCGAGGAGTACGACGCCACCGGCTCGACCGATACGGCGGTCGTCGAAGGCATCGGCCGCACCGGCCGCCTGGTCACGAGCGCGGCGCTGATCCTGTTCCTCGGCTTCGTCGCCATGGCCTCCGCGCCGGACACGAGCGTGAAGATGATCGCGACCGGCCTGGGCGCCGGGATCCTGATCGACGCCACCCTGATCCGGGCGCTGCTCGTGCCCGCGGCCGTGTCGCTCTTCGGCCGCTGGAACTGGTGGCTGCCGCGCCCGCTCGCCCGCCTCCTGCGCGCATCGCCGGGCCGCGCCTGA
- a CDS encoding S53 family peptidase: MLRRVVGLLLGLLGTCGLGGTAAVAPAAAASTATPIPMARLMSHTAFATPPTTTQCEAQLQLACYAPFQYHRAYDLGPLYRRGLNGKGQTIAIVDSFGYQHIRGELKAFDKAFHLPPPPSFKIIQPAGPVPAYDPTARPSMFGWAIETSLDVEYAHAMAPKANIVLVETPVAETLGTGGFPAIVKAENHVIDHHMANVITQSFGAPEIGFPSKASILGLRTAYENAARHGVSVLASSGDAGPTGPNSLDSQGFAATFFLRRTVNWPASDPLVTGIGGTQMHLNAAGNHTSPDSVWNDTALFGSPSASGGGRSAVFSRPFYQHGVGHLRGRRGVPDISMSAAVDGAALVFLDAKVGAGPAGFYLIGGTSEASPLFSGVVAIADQWAGHGLGLLNPAIYRLLAHNAAGIVDVTQGTNTVTFPQGGSTHTVKGFNARHGYDLSTGVGTVDAAKFVPELVAALGG; the protein is encoded by the coding sequence ATGTTGCGACGAGTCGTAGGGCTGCTGCTCGGCCTGCTCGGAACCTGCGGTCTGGGAGGTACCGCCGCCGTCGCCCCTGCCGCGGCCGCGAGCACGGCGACGCCGATACCCATGGCGCGGCTCATGTCCCACACGGCGTTTGCGACGCCGCCGACGACCACCCAGTGCGAGGCGCAGCTGCAGCTCGCCTGCTACGCGCCGTTCCAGTATCACCGCGCCTACGACCTCGGACCGCTCTACCGCAGGGGTCTGAACGGCAAGGGCCAGACGATCGCGATCGTCGACTCGTTCGGCTACCAGCACATCCGCGGCGAGCTCAAGGCGTTCGACAAGGCGTTCCACCTGCCGCCGCCGCCGAGCTTCAAGATCATCCAGCCGGCCGGCCCCGTGCCGGCGTACGACCCGACCGCGCGGCCATCCATGTTCGGCTGGGCGATCGAGACGTCGCTCGACGTCGAGTACGCCCACGCGATGGCGCCGAAGGCGAACATCGTGCTCGTCGAGACGCCCGTGGCCGAGACGCTCGGCACCGGCGGCTTCCCCGCCATCGTCAAGGCGGAGAACCACGTCATCGACCACCACATGGCGAACGTCATCACGCAGAGCTTCGGGGCGCCGGAGATCGGCTTCCCCAGCAAGGCGTCGATCCTCGGCCTGCGAACCGCGTACGAGAACGCGGCCCGGCACGGCGTGAGCGTCCTCGCCTCGAGCGGTGACGCCGGCCCGACCGGCCCCAACTCGCTCGACTCGCAGGGCTTCGCCGCGACGTTCTTCCTGCGCCGGACGGTCAACTGGCCCGCCTCCGATCCGCTGGTGACCGGGATCGGCGGCACCCAGATGCACCTGAACGCGGCCGGCAACCACACCTCGCCCGACTCGGTGTGGAACGACACGGCCCTCTTCGGCTCGCCGAGCGCGAGCGGCGGCGGCCGCTCGGCCGTGTTCTCGCGGCCGTTCTACCAGCACGGCGTCGGCCATCTGCGTGGCCGCCGCGGCGTGCCGGACATCTCGATGAGCGCGGCCGTCGACGGCGCGGCGCTCGTGTTCCTCGACGCCAAGGTCGGCGCCGGCCCCGCCGGCTTCTACCTGATCGGCGGCACGAGCGAGGCCTCGCCGCTGTTCTCCGGCGTCGTCGCGATCGCCGACCAGTGGGCCGGCCACGGCCTCGGCCTGCTGAACCCGGCGATCTACCGCCTGCTGGCGCACAACGCGGCAGGCATCGTCGACGTCACGCAGGGCACCAACACGGTGACGTTCCCGCAGGGCGGGAGCACCCACACCGTGAAGGGCTTCAACGCCCGGCACGGATACGACCTCTCGACCGGCGTCGGCACCGTCGACGCGGCGAAGTTCGTGCCCGAGCTCGTCGCCGCCCTGGGCGGCTGA
- a CDS encoding response regulator transcription factor encodes MSGPAVRVLLVDDDQLMRAGLRAVLSSDAGIAVVGEAATGRAAVARVAALRPDLVLMDVRMPDLDGIAATREVLATSPDVKVVILTTFEQDDYIFGALSAGASGFLLKRTSPEELLAAIHTVAAGDSLLSPSVTRIVLERLARQPAPRVAGSAVADLTPREREVLGLVARGLSNGEIAAALVIEESTVKTHVKRILGKLGLRDRIQAVIFAYESGITRAGPVRTGPG; translated from the coding sequence GTGAGCGGGCCGGCCGTGCGCGTGCTCCTGGTCGACGACGACCAGCTGATGCGCGCAGGGCTGCGCGCCGTGCTCTCGAGCGACGCCGGCATCGCGGTCGTGGGCGAGGCCGCGACCGGGCGGGCGGCGGTCGCCCGCGTCGCGGCGCTGCGGCCCGACCTGGTCCTGATGGATGTGCGCATGCCCGACCTCGACGGGATCGCCGCCACCCGCGAGGTGCTCGCGACCTCCCCCGACGTGAAGGTCGTGATCCTGACCACCTTCGAGCAGGACGACTACATCTTCGGCGCGCTCAGCGCCGGCGCGTCCGGCTTCCTGCTCAAGCGGACGAGCCCGGAGGAGCTGCTCGCCGCGATCCACACGGTCGCCGCCGGCGACTCCCTGCTGTCGCCGTCGGTGACGCGGATCGTGCTCGAGCGGCTGGCCCGCCAGCCGGCGCCGCGGGTCGCGGGCAGCGCCGTCGCCGACCTCACGCCGCGTGAGCGCGAGGTGCTCGGCCTGGTCGCGCGCGGGCTCTCGAACGGCGAGATCGCCGCGGCGCTCGTCATCGAGGAGTCGACCGTGAAGACGCACGTCAAGCGCATCCTCGGCAAGCTCGGCCTGCGCGACCGCATCCAGGCGGTGATCTTCGCGTATGAGAGCGGGATCACGAGAGCCGGCCCGGTCCGAACCGGACCGGGGTAG